A part of Kryptolebias marmoratus isolate JLee-2015 linkage group LG8, ASM164957v2, whole genome shotgun sequence genomic DNA contains:
- the uts2a gene encoding urotensin 2, alpha translates to MQQSSPVDLRANQNRLMQQYPTEMKCNHFLCWVFVLVASGPLFAHPITESAEMAYPGPVSAEDRRIGSLDDLSLSEQTFPPQDGAGLRYSTFLSNRDSVGSLLPRGIKREVILEKQSPLKPYSHMLSIRKQFGKREGNSECFWKYCV, encoded by the exons ATGCAGCAGTCTTCACCTGTGGACCTCCGTGCAAATCAGAACCGCTTAATGCAACAGTATCCAACAGAGATGAAGTGCAACCATTTCCTCTGCTGGGTGTTTGTGCTTGTGGCCTCTGGCCCACTGTTTGCCCACCCCATCACAGAATCTGCTGAGATGGCCTATCCAGGACCTG TATCTGCGGAGGACCGAAGAATCGGATCACTGGACGATCTGTCTCTCTCAGAGCAAACCTTCCCTCCACAGGATGGAGCTGGTCTCAGATATTCCACTTTTCTATCGAACAGAGACA GTGTTGGAAGTCTGCTGCCAAGGGGGATCAAAAGAGAG GTCATACTGGAGAAGCAGAGTCCTCTAAAACCGTACAGTCACATGCTGAGCATCCGAAAACAGTTCGGGAAGAGAGAAGggaactctgagtgtttctgGAAGtactgtgtttaa